Proteins from a single region of Vanessa tameamea isolate UH-Manoa-2023 chromosome 23, ilVanTame1 primary haplotype, whole genome shotgun sequence:
- the LOC135193287 gene encoding phenoloxidase-activating enzyme-like: MKMTPLSIVLAIVVLYVCRVQGQSQCVSPTGVKGQCISIFECPALLALLNKRDKEKEDVKLLKDSHCGFIKQHIPKVCCEIIVDTTDRRCFTPDANIGTCISLYSCPPLRNLLRPPISKEDLAFVQNSKCEGPDQYSVCCGSQIKTTIKRSECGPSIAPPDPRTECCGLETYTDNRILGGNATAIDQHPWLTILEYRGVKDNKIKLLCGGALISSQYVLTAGHCVVGPVLRIGELINVRLGEYDTSSEGQDCIQPNYSDVDCTDSPVILPIEKVIPHRDYNPGSQLKRNDIALLRLKSEAPYTDFIRPICLPYEDITQTTGTQFLEVAGWGAVSEIKSYSNVKLHVFLPYKPLKECQQAYEVQGRKLKLWHKQICAGGDKGKDSCKGDSGGPLMTHNNRRIYQIVGVVSFGPTPCGTENVPGVYTKVYDYLPWIRSEMKP; encoded by the exons atgaaGATGACGCctctatcgatagttttggctATAGTTGTTTTATATGTGTGCCGCGTACAAGGAC AGTCGCAATGTGTCTCGCCGACTGGGGTTAAAGGGCAGTGCATATCAATATTCGAATGCCCAGCGCTGCTGGCGTTATTAAACAAAAGAGACAAGGAAAAGGAGGACGTGAAACTTTTAAAAGATTCTCACTGCGGGTTCATTAAACAACATATACCAAAG GTATGCTGTGAAATAATTGTGGATACGACAGATCGTAGATGCTTTACACCAGATGCGAACATTGGAACGTGTATCAGTTTATACTCGTGCCCGCCGTTGAGGAACTTATTAAGACCACCAATCTCAAAAGAAGATTTGGCTTTCGTACAAAACTCTAA gtGTGAAGGTCCGGACCAGTACAGCGTATGTTGTGGATCTCAAATCAAAACAACGATAAAACGATCTGAATGCGGGCCCTCGATAGCTCCTCCCGACCCACGTACGGAATGTTGTGGACTCGAGACATACACCGACAACCGAATTCTAG GTGGTAATGCAACAGCAATAGACCAACATCCCTGGTTGACGATCCTGGAATACCGCGGCGTTAAAGATAATAAGATCAAATTGCTTTGCGGAGGAGCTCTGATTAGTAGCCAATATGTTTTGACGGCTGGTCATTGTGTTGTCGGACCAGTGTTGCGAATTGGTGAACT aataaacgTTCGTCTCGGTGAATACGACACTTCATCCGAAGGACAAGACTGTATACAACCTAATTACAGTGACGTAGATTGTACCGATTCACCAGTCATACTGCCTATTGAAAAAGTCATACCGCACAGAGATTACAATCCTGGATCACAGCTTAAAAGAAATGATATAGCTTTACTTAGATTAAAAAGTGAAGCTCCATATACTG ACTTCATCCGGCCTATATGTCTACCATACGAAGACATCACGCAGACAACAGGCACGCAATTTCTCGAAGTCGCTGGATGGGGTGCGGTCAGCGAAATCAAGAGTTACAGCAATGTGAAACTCCACGTATTTTTACCTTACAAACCTTTAAAG GAATGTCAGCAAGCTTATGAAGTTCAAGGTCGCAAATTGAAGTTATGGCACAAGCAAATATGTGCCGGTGGGGATAAGGGTAAAGATTCTTGTAAAGGGGACTCGGGAGGACCCCTTATGACTCACAACAACAGGAGGATATACCAGATCGTTGGAGTTGTGAGTTTCGGCCCCACACCCTGTGGCACGGAGAATGTTCCCGGGGTCTATACCAAAGTTTACGACTACCTACCCTGGATACGGAGTGAAATGAAACCTTGA